From a region of the Gordonia sp. PP30 genome:
- a CDS encoding ABC transporter ATP-binding protein has protein sequence MTGAVREYGKGDQRVTALGPVDLQVPAGEFVVLVGPSGCGKSTLLRLIAGFEPATAGTVLVDAAAPVPGHSSGVVFQQPRLFPWRTVRGNVALALKYAGVPRGERAARADDLLERVGLHGTGDRRIWEISGGQQQRVAIARALAVPTSLLLMDEPFAALDALTRERLQADVRRVGAESGRTTIFVTHSPDEAAFLGTRIVVLSGRPGRIVADLRSTLPRTGVDPDALRETGDYHRLRTEIATAVKAAAAAAERGQRS, from the coding sequence ATCACCGGTGCGGTCCGCGAATACGGCAAGGGCGACCAGCGCGTCACCGCGCTCGGACCGGTGGACCTGCAGGTACCGGCCGGGGAGTTCGTGGTCCTCGTCGGACCGTCCGGTTGCGGCAAGTCGACGCTGCTGCGGCTGATCGCCGGCTTCGAGCCGGCGACGGCCGGCACGGTGCTCGTCGACGCTGCGGCGCCGGTGCCGGGACACAGCTCCGGGGTGGTCTTCCAGCAGCCCCGGCTGTTCCCGTGGCGGACCGTGCGCGGCAACGTCGCACTGGCCCTGAAATACGCCGGAGTCCCGCGCGGCGAACGCGCCGCCCGCGCCGACGACCTGCTCGAACGGGTCGGGCTGCACGGCACCGGCGACCGGCGGATCTGGGAGATCTCCGGCGGCCAGCAGCAACGCGTCGCGATCGCCCGGGCACTCGCGGTGCCGACCTCGCTGCTCCTCATGGACGAGCCCTTCGCCGCCCTCGACGCGCTCACCCGCGAACGACTCCAGGCGGACGTGCGCCGGGTCGGCGCCGAATCGGGCCGCACGACGATCTTCGTGACCCACAGCCCGGACGAGGCGGCCTTCCTCGGGACGCGGATCGTCGTGCTGTCCGGCCGGCCCGGCCGGATCGTCGCCGATCTGCGCTCGACGCTGCCACGCACCGGCGTCGACCCCGATGCCCTGCGGGAGACCGGTGACTACCACCGGCTCCGGACCGAGATCGCGACGGCCGTCAAGGCGGCGGCCGCCGCAGCCGAGAGAGGACAACGATCATGA
- a CDS encoding PaaX family transcriptional regulator C-terminal domain-containing protein: MLVTVLGDLLEPFGDRPVRTAALVYVLQGLGYGEHAARQAIVRTGASGLLTPTRSGRETLWALTDPAHRLFTEGDIRGFSTDIDSTRWDGHWLVVCVSIPESQRSARNRLYAALRWIGLGNPAPGVWVTPHHRRAAEVSRTIDELRLTESTLSFVGELPIPGVSQDRLVRRSWDLAAAEQAYDDLLQRFDGRRFAPGDEQLFAHLELADGLRRMASMDPRLPEVLLPEWRGLEAARRLRELRTDLTPGAHARWREISGL; encoded by the coding sequence GTGTTGGTCACGGTGCTCGGCGACCTGCTGGAGCCGTTCGGCGACCGTCCGGTGCGCACCGCCGCTCTCGTCTACGTGCTCCAGGGTCTGGGTTACGGCGAGCACGCCGCGCGCCAGGCGATCGTCCGGACCGGAGCGTCGGGGCTGCTGACGCCCACCCGCAGCGGGCGGGAGACGCTGTGGGCCCTGACCGATCCGGCGCACCGGCTGTTCACCGAGGGCGACATCCGGGGGTTCTCCACCGACATCGACAGCACGCGCTGGGACGGACACTGGCTGGTGGTGTGCGTCTCGATCCCCGAGTCGCAGCGGTCGGCCCGCAACCGGCTCTACGCGGCGCTGCGCTGGATCGGTCTCGGCAATCCCGCGCCCGGCGTGTGGGTCACGCCTCATCACCGGCGCGCCGCCGAGGTGTCCAGGACGATCGATGAGTTGCGGCTGACCGAGAGCACGCTGTCGTTCGTCGGTGAGCTGCCCATTCCCGGGGTCTCCCAGGATCGGCTGGTCCGGCGCTCGTGGGATCTGGCCGCCGCCGAGCAGGCCTACGACGATCTGCTCCAGCGGTTCGACGGCCGGCGTTTCGCGCCCGGCGACGAGCAGTTGTTCGCTCACCTCGAACTCGCCGACGGCCTGCGCCGGATGGCCTCGATGGATCCGCGACTGCCCGAAGTGCTGCTGCCGGAGTGGCGCGGCCTGGAGGCGGCTCGTCGCCTGCGTGAACTGCGCACCGACCTGACGCCGGGGGCTCACGCCCGCTGGCGTGAGATATCCGGCCTGTAG
- a CDS encoding TIGR03086 family metal-binding protein — translation MAWDSLQMYSNGLDFFGEVVDAVPADGWGRPSPCAGWTALDVLGHVGAATAMGAAILAGEPVEFTRVDPPGGAVTGDPGTWWAQVEAAARDAATSVDDLDRVVNSPRGPRTIEEGLSFPAADLFLHGWDIAAAAGRRVEIPGEAVDFIHGMFKDMPAEIYRGPGIFGPEVHAGHSASATDKLIAFTGRDPRFGS, via the coding sequence ATGGCCTGGGACTCACTGCAGATGTACTCCAACGGACTCGACTTCTTCGGTGAGGTGGTCGACGCGGTGCCCGCCGACGGGTGGGGCCGGCCGTCGCCGTGCGCCGGTTGGACGGCGCTCGACGTCCTCGGTCACGTCGGCGCGGCCACCGCGATGGGCGCCGCGATCCTCGCCGGTGAACCGGTGGAGTTCACCCGCGTCGATCCGCCGGGTGGGGCGGTGACCGGCGACCCCGGCACGTGGTGGGCGCAGGTGGAGGCCGCCGCCCGCGACGCCGCGACCTCGGTGGACGACCTCGATCGGGTGGTGAACTCGCCGCGGGGACCACGCACCATCGAAGAGGGTTTGAGTTTCCCGGCCGCCGACCTGTTCCTGCACGGCTGGGACATCGCCGCCGCGGCCGGCCGCCGGGTGGAGATCCCCGGCGAGGCCGTCGACTTCATTCACGGCATGTTCAAGGACATGCCAGCCGAGATCTACCGCGGCCCCGGGATCTTCGGTCCCGAGGTCCACGCCGGTCACAGCGCCTCCGCCACCGACAAGCTGATCGCGTTCACCGGCCGGGACCCGCGCTTCGGCTCCTGA
- a CDS encoding sigma 54-interacting transcriptional regulator — MAFETAHHSAKSSAPTAATLGELRASGHVERDVRDEIRHNLLTALRAGDDPWEGIVGFESTVVPQLERALIAGHDVVLLGERGQGKTRLLRTLPNLLDEWTPVIAGSELDEHPYSPILPESIRRAAGLGDDLPVEWRHRSERYSEKLATPDTSVADLVGDIDPMKVAAGRSLGDPETIHFGLIPRAHRGLIVINELPDLAERIQVSMLNVMEERDIQVRGYNLRLPLDVLVLASANPEDYTNRGRIITPLKDRFGAEIRTHYPLELDDEIDVIEQEADLVATVPGFLIEILARFTRYLRDHPSIDQRSGVSARFSIAGAETVAAAALHRATVTGEEIAVARPIDLESVIEVLRGKVEFESGEEGRELEILEYLLRKATADAVRAGLGGIDMRPLVERLEGGDAVLTGDRIPAAQVLDALDDDAVTDLLDELAEQLEIDDAERASALEFALEGLYLARRIGKEPDERGRTVYHVEQPDDES; from the coding sequence GTGGCATTCGAGACTGCGCACCACTCCGCGAAATCTTCCGCTCCGACCGCCGCGACACTCGGCGAACTTCGCGCCTCCGGGCACGTCGAACGCGACGTCCGGGACGAGATCCGGCACAACCTGCTGACCGCCCTGCGCGCCGGGGACGACCCGTGGGAAGGGATCGTGGGCTTCGAGTCCACGGTGGTCCCGCAGCTGGAGCGGGCCCTGATCGCCGGGCACGACGTAGTGCTCCTCGGCGAGCGCGGCCAGGGCAAGACTCGACTCCTCCGCACGCTGCCGAACCTGCTCGACGAGTGGACGCCGGTGATCGCCGGCTCCGAACTCGACGAGCACCCGTATTCGCCGATCCTCCCCGAATCGATCCGCCGCGCCGCCGGTCTCGGCGACGACCTGCCCGTCGAATGGCGTCACCGCAGCGAGCGATACAGCGAGAAGCTCGCCACCCCGGACACCTCGGTGGCCGACCTCGTCGGCGACATCGACCCGATGAAGGTGGCCGCCGGCCGCAGCCTCGGCGATCCGGAGACCATCCATTTCGGTCTCATCCCGCGCGCGCACCGCGGACTCATCGTCATCAACGAGCTGCCCGACCTCGCCGAACGCATCCAGGTCTCCATGCTCAATGTGATGGAGGAGCGCGACATCCAGGTCCGCGGCTACAATCTGCGCCTGCCGCTCGACGTCCTCGTCCTGGCCAGCGCCAACCCCGAGGACTACACCAACCGCGGCCGCATCATCACCCCGCTCAAGGACCGCTTCGGCGCCGAGATCCGCACCCACTACCCGCTGGAGTTGGACGACGAGATCGACGTCATCGAGCAGGAGGCCGACCTCGTCGCGACGGTGCCGGGCTTCCTCATTGAGATCCTCGCGAGGTTCACCCGCTACCTGCGCGACCACCCGTCGATCGACCAGCGCTCCGGTGTCTCGGCGCGCTTCTCCATCGCCGGGGCGGAGACCGTCGCCGCGGCGGCGCTCCACCGCGCGACGGTGACCGGCGAAGAGATCGCCGTCGCCCGGCCGATCGACCTCGAATCGGTGATCGAGGTGCTGCGCGGCAAGGTCGAGTTCGAGTCCGGCGAAGAGGGCCGCGAACTGGAGATCCTGGAATACCTACTGCGCAAGGCCACCGCCGACGCGGTCCGCGCGGGCCTCGGCGGCATCGACATGCGGCCGCTCGTCGAGCGGCTGGAAGGCGGCGACGCGGTGCTCACCGGCGACCGGATCCCGGCCGCGCAGGTGCTCGACGCGCTCGACGACGATGCCGTCACCGATCTGCTCGACGAGCTGGCCGAGCAGCTCGAGATCGACGACGCCGAACGCGCGAGCGCCCTCGAATTCGCCCTCGAGGGGCTGTATCTGGCGCGCCGCATCGGCAAGGAGCCCGACGAGCGCGGCCGCACCGTCTACCACGTCGAGCAGCCCGACGATGAGTCCTGA
- a CDS encoding VWA domain-containing protein → MSPDRYHRTRYRRYTGGPDPLAPPVDLRSALDAIGEDVMSGVSPERALREFLRRGDGTTRGLDRLAELANRRRRELLRERNLDGTFGDIRKLLDEAVLAERKQLARDLDDEARFAEMQIGALPSSTAQAVRELADYQWRSSQAREKYQQIADLLGRELLDQRFAGMKQALEGANEQDRQAISEMLSDLNELLDAYNRGEDTTERFAEFMNKHGEYFPENPENTEELIDALARRSAAAQQFFNSLTPEQQAELAELSQQAFGSPQLMGQLSQMDAALREARPDLDWDGGQRFSGDNPMGLGEGAAALRDIGELEDLAEQLSQGYAGAQLEDIDLDALTRQLGHEAAADARTLAELDRALREQGFFQRDPDGQLRLSPKAMRQLGQAILRDIAAQLSSRAGERDADVAGRLGEPTGATREWAYGDTEPWDVTRTIGNSVLRTVAEAPPGSDPLADMATRGVRIDMGDVEVTDTQARPQAAVVLLVDTSFSMVMEGRWTPMKRTALALNQLISTRFRSDELHLIEFGRYARDTDVNELTSLEPRMEQGTNLHHALLLAQRHLRRFPNAQPVVLVVTDGEPTAHLDSGGEPFFYYPPHPQTIGLTVRELDHLSRMGAQVTFFKLGDDPGLARFVDQIARRIGGRVVSPDLDGLGAAVVGDYLRSRH, encoded by the coding sequence ATGAGTCCTGACCGCTATCACCGCACCCGCTACCGGCGCTACACCGGTGGCCCCGATCCGCTGGCGCCGCCGGTGGATCTGCGGTCGGCGCTGGATGCGATCGGCGAGGACGTGATGTCCGGGGTGTCGCCGGAGCGGGCGCTGCGCGAATTCCTGCGCCGCGGCGACGGCACCACCCGCGGGCTCGACCGGCTCGCCGAACTCGCCAACCGGCGGCGCCGGGAACTCCTGCGCGAACGCAACCTTGACGGCACCTTCGGCGACATCCGGAAACTGCTCGACGAGGCGGTGCTCGCCGAACGCAAGCAGCTCGCCCGGGACCTCGACGACGAGGCCCGGTTCGCCGAGATGCAGATCGGCGCGCTCCCGTCGTCGACGGCGCAGGCCGTGCGCGAACTGGCCGACTACCAGTGGCGCAGCTCGCAGGCCCGGGAGAAGTACCAGCAGATCGCCGACCTCCTCGGCCGGGAACTCCTGGACCAGCGGTTCGCCGGGATGAAGCAGGCGCTCGAAGGCGCGAATGAGCAAGACCGCCAAGCGATCTCGGAGATGCTCAGCGACCTGAACGAGCTTCTCGACGCCTACAACCGCGGCGAGGACACCACCGAGCGGTTCGCCGAGTTCATGAACAAGCACGGAGAGTACTTTCCGGAGAATCCGGAGAACACCGAGGAACTGATCGACGCGCTGGCACGCAGATCGGCGGCGGCGCAGCAGTTCTTCAACTCGCTCACCCCGGAGCAGCAGGCCGAACTGGCGGAACTCTCGCAGCAGGCGTTCGGCTCACCGCAGTTGATGGGGCAGCTGTCGCAGATGGATGCGGCGCTACGGGAGGCGCGGCCGGACCTGGATTGGGATGGCGGGCAGCGCTTCTCCGGCGACAACCCGATGGGACTCGGCGAGGGCGCCGCGGCCCTGCGTGACATCGGGGAGCTGGAAGACCTGGCCGAACAGCTCTCCCAGGGCTACGCCGGGGCGCAGCTGGAGGACATCGACCTCGACGCCCTCACCCGGCAGCTCGGCCACGAGGCCGCCGCCGACGCGCGGACACTCGCCGAGCTCGACCGGGCACTGCGTGAGCAAGGCTTCTTCCAGCGCGACCCGGACGGGCAGCTGCGGTTGTCGCCCAAGGCGATGCGTCAGCTCGGGCAGGCGATTCTGCGCGACATCGCCGCGCAGCTGTCGTCGCGAGCGGGGGAGCGCGACGCCGACGTCGCGGGCCGGCTCGGTGAGCCGACCGGCGCCACGCGCGAATGGGCGTACGGCGACACCGAGCCCTGGGATGTCACGCGCACCATCGGGAACTCGGTGCTGCGGACCGTCGCCGAGGCCCCGCCCGGGTCCGATCCGCTGGCGGACATGGCCACTCGAGGTGTGCGCATCGACATGGGCGACGTCGAGGTGACCGACACGCAGGCACGCCCGCAGGCCGCCGTCGTGCTGCTGGTCGACACGTCGTTCTCGATGGTGATGGAGGGCCGCTGGACGCCGATGAAGCGCACGGCCCTCGCGTTGAACCAGCTGATCTCGACGCGGTTCCGTTCCGACGAACTGCACCTGATCGAGTTCGGCCGCTACGCCCGCGACACCGACGTCAACGAACTGACCTCGCTGGAACCCCGGATGGAGCAGGGCACCAATCTGCATCACGCGCTGCTGCTGGCGCAGCGGCATCTGCGGCGCTTCCCGAACGCGCAGCCGGTGGTGCTGGTGGTGACCGACGGCGAGCCGACCGCTCATCTCGACTCGGGCGGGGAACCGTTCTTCTACTACCCGCCGCACCCGCAGACCATCGGCCTCACCGTCCGCGAACTCGACCACCTGTCCCGGATGGGCGCCCAGGTGACCTTCTTCAAACTGGGCGACGACCCCGGGCTCGCCCGCTTCGTCGACCAGATCGCCCGCCGCATCGGCGGCCGCGTGGTGAGTCCGGACCTCGACGGCCTGGGCGCCGCCGTCGTGGGCGACTACCTCCGCTCGCGCCACTGA
- a CDS encoding DUF1707 domain-containing protein → MTQPQHGKYYPAPIGNDQRAGIRASNADREEAHAFLSAAMSVGALTPEEYTDRAGTAMAATTLADLDALCADLPMNRLTGAVADVTLNETRVSDSGAAPVTRAVAIMSGSEISGGAVVGAHLSVVAFMGGAEIDLRDVEFTSPILEISCQAIMGGIRITVPTDVTVEVHGSGIMGGFSGRAAGPGQPGAPRIVIRGFALMGGVDTRRVGRGDDTGPRRAN, encoded by the coding sequence GTGACCCAACCGCAGCACGGCAAGTACTACCCGGCGCCGATCGGGAACGACCAGCGCGCCGGGATTCGCGCCAGCAACGCGGACCGCGAGGAGGCGCACGCCTTTCTCTCGGCCGCGATGAGCGTGGGTGCGCTGACCCCCGAGGAGTACACCGACCGGGCCGGTACGGCGATGGCGGCGACCACCCTCGCCGACCTCGACGCCCTGTGCGCCGACCTTCCGATGAACCGGCTGACCGGCGCCGTGGCCGACGTGACACTGAACGAGACCCGGGTGAGCGATTCGGGCGCCGCCCCGGTGACTCGGGCCGTCGCCATCATGTCGGGCAGCGAGATCAGCGGTGGCGCGGTGGTCGGCGCTCACCTGTCGGTGGTGGCGTTCATGGGCGGCGCCGAGATCGACCTGCGCGATGTCGAGTTCACCTCCCCGATCCTGGAGATCTCGTGCCAGGCGATCATGGGCGGGATCCGGATCACCGTGCCGACCGATGTGACCGTCGAGGTCCACGGCTCGGGCATCATGGGCGGCTTCTCCGGGCGCGCGGCGGGCCCCGGCCAGCCCGGCGCTCCGCGCATCGTGATCCGCGGTTTCGCGCTGATGGGCGGGGTCGACACCCGGCGCGTGGGCCGCGGCGACGACACCGGCCCCCGCCGCGCGAACTGA
- a CDS encoding AEC family transporter, translating to MSGVVSGFTVILIVVVIGWLLGRFDVLGEHGISVLARLVFFVCTPALMITSLTSNDLSVVFSSTLAVAAITAVTVGAIYFLLVRLLWRRPVPEAVIGALSSSYVNSVNLGLPIALFVLGDASFIAPLLLFQIMLYSPVALTVLDLTALDAAHRGSLWRTIGTPLSNPIVIGGLIGLALSLAGVHLPAAVFSPLDMLGKASVPLALLAFGLSLTGVKVFAKGAAPRRDIALASVLKMLLMPALAYVLARWGFGMTGHHLFAQVVIAALPTAQNVLVYATRYSRGDILARDSALVTTIASIPVIALLAVVLT from the coding sequence GTGTCAGGCGTCGTCTCCGGTTTCACCGTCATCCTCATCGTGGTCGTGATCGGCTGGCTGCTCGGCCGATTCGACGTCCTCGGTGAGCACGGGATCTCCGTCCTGGCCCGGCTGGTGTTCTTCGTGTGCACGCCCGCACTGATGATCACCTCGCTGACCAGCAACGATCTGTCCGTCGTCTTCTCCTCGACGTTGGCCGTCGCGGCGATCACCGCCGTGACGGTGGGGGCGATCTACTTTCTCCTGGTCCGCCTGCTGTGGCGGCGGCCGGTGCCCGAGGCCGTGATCGGCGCGCTCTCGTCGTCGTACGTGAACAGCGTCAACCTGGGGCTGCCGATCGCACTGTTCGTGCTCGGCGATGCGTCGTTCATCGCACCGCTGCTGCTGTTCCAGATCATGCTGTACTCGCCGGTGGCGCTGACCGTGCTCGACCTCACCGCGCTCGACGCGGCGCACCGGGGGTCGCTGTGGCGCACCATCGGCACCCCGCTGAGCAACCCGATCGTGATCGGCGGCCTGATCGGTCTGGCACTGTCGCTGGCCGGTGTGCACCTGCCCGCGGCGGTGTTCTCGCCGCTGGACATGCTGGGAAAGGCCTCCGTTCCGCTCGCCCTGCTGGCCTTCGGATTGTCGTTGACGGGGGTGAAGGTGTTCGCCAAGGGTGCGGCGCCGCGCCGGGACATCGCGCTGGCGAGCGTGCTGAAGATGCTGCTCATGCCGGCGCTCGCCTATGTGCTGGCCCGGTGGGGCTTCGGCATGACCGGCCACCACCTGTTCGCGCAGGTGGTGATCGCCGCCCTGCCGACCGCGCAGAACGTGCTGGTCTACGCGACTCGCTACTCCCGCGGCGATATCCTGGCCCGGGACAGCGCCCTGGTCACCACCATCGCGTCGATCCCGGTGATCGCCCTGCTGGCCGTCGTGCTGACGTAG
- the rpmF gene encoding 50S ribosomal protein L32, with protein sequence MAVPKRRMSRANTRSRRSQWKADNAPLQEEKINGVTQRMPRRLVKAAKLGLVDLDRR encoded by the coding sequence ATGGCAGTACCGAAGCGCCGGATGTCGCGGGCGAACACCCGCAGTCGTCGTTCGCAGTGGAAGGCGGACAACGCCCCGCTGCAGGAAGAGAAGATCAACGGCGTGACCCAGCGCATGCCGCGCCGCCTGGTCAAGGCCGCGAAGCTGGGCCTGGTCGACCTCGACCGCCGCTGA